Proteins from a single region of Deltaproteobacteria bacterium:
- a CDS encoding efflux RND transporter periplasmic adaptor subunit, with protein sequence MAKYRVYLIWTFILLVVAGATLGYGRAQSGKEASPLRYETVKVDNGGIVAKVSATGTLSALVTVQVGSQVSGRIQQLFVDYNTSVKKGQLIAKIDPQLFEAAVEQAQANVAAAQGNLVKAQAQAVDGSRQYRRARALFERQLIAQAEVDTAQTNAEVLEAQVEAAKGSLAQAQAALHQAQVNLAYTSIVSPTNGVVIARSVDVGQTVAASLQAPVLFLIAEDLAKMQVSTSVAEADVGKLRDGMKATFTVDAYPSERFTGTVRQIRNAPQVLQNVVTYDAVIDVENAELKLKPGMTANVTFIYAEKNGVARVPNAALRFRPPPEFLTQLPQGERSRLPERATPDQRTVWVLREQHPEVVLLTIGISDGSVTEIVEGEVHAGDRLITDIRGTSANASGSRMGQGGGFRRLF encoded by the coding sequence ATGGCCAAGTACCGGGTTTACCTGATCTGGACTTTTATCCTTCTTGTGGTCGCGGGAGCGACTCTTGGGTATGGACGAGCGCAATCCGGCAAAGAAGCGTCGCCATTGCGCTATGAAACCGTAAAAGTCGACAACGGAGGGATCGTGGCGAAGGTGTCCGCGACTGGAACGCTCTCGGCGCTGGTGACCGTGCAAGTCGGGAGTCAAGTTTCAGGACGTATTCAACAGCTCTTTGTGGATTACAATACATCAGTAAAAAAGGGACAACTGATTGCCAAAATTGATCCTCAATTGTTCGAGGCAGCAGTCGAGCAAGCACAGGCTAACGTTGCTGCGGCACAGGGCAACCTCGTAAAGGCCCAAGCGCAAGCAGTCGATGGAAGCCGCCAGTATCGGCGTGCCCGAGCTTTGTTTGAACGACAACTGATCGCCCAAGCAGAAGTTGATACGGCGCAAACGAATGCGGAAGTACTCGAAGCCCAAGTTGAGGCCGCTAAGGGCAGCCTGGCGCAAGCTCAAGCGGCACTGCATCAAGCCCAAGTGAACCTTGCCTACACGAGTATTGTCTCGCCCACGAATGGAGTGGTTATTGCACGGAGCGTCGATGTCGGGCAAACCGTTGCGGCTTCGTTGCAAGCACCCGTCCTTTTTCTCATTGCCGAAGACCTCGCCAAAATGCAAGTGAGCACGAGTGTAGCCGAGGCTGACGTAGGAAAGCTCCGGGACGGAATGAAAGCGACCTTTACTGTGGATGCCTATCCCAGTGAGCGTTTTACCGGCACGGTCCGTCAAATTCGGAACGCGCCACAAGTCTTGCAGAATGTCGTTACCTACGATGCGGTCATTGACGTCGAGAACGCGGAATTGAAACTCAAGCCAGGCATGACGGCAAACGTGACCTTCATCTATGCGGAAAAAAATGGAGTGGCGCGCGTACCAAATGCCGCCCTGCGGTTTCGTCCTCCCCCGGAATTCCTGACCCAATTGCCCCAAGGAGAGAGGAGTAGGTTGCCAGAAAGAGCGACACCTGACCAACGGACGGTATGGGTCCTGCGCGAGCAGCACCCCGAGGTAGTGTTGCTCACCATCGGCATCTCCGATGGTTCGGTAACGGAAATTGTCGAGGGCGAGGTGCACGCTGGTGATCGTCTGATCACGGATATTCGCGGCACTTCAGCGAACGCGTCTGGAAGCCGCATGGGGCAGGGAGGCGGATTCCGCCGCCTCTTTTAG